In one window of Chelmon rostratus isolate fCheRos1 chromosome 19, fCheRos1.pri, whole genome shotgun sequence DNA:
- the LOC121622941 gene encoding LOW QUALITY PROTEIN: tenascin-like (The sequence of the model RefSeq protein was modified relative to this genomic sequence to represent the inferred CDS: substituted 3 bases at 3 genomic stop codons), with translation MGTRGLLGCLLLTALLSLSNAGLVKKILRHRRQTLASPEEHNVTLPSAGSPVVFNHVYNINVPASYLCSVNLDSPESMQLHPKDAALSSGHPATEHTVDEDNQIVFTHRINIPRKACGCTDDLPGLKDLMRRLEMLEGEVSALREQCNGDGTCCSAQVTGEVGTKPYCNGRGNFSTETCGCACETGWKGPNCTEPECPNNCQDQGRCVDGKCECFKGFTGEDCTLAVCPVDCGAHGQCVGGVCICSDGFFGEDCSETKCLNNCRGRGRCYDGYCLCDEPWTGFDCSELICPKDCFDRGRCVNGTCYCDEGYTGKDCGERTCPNNCHGNGFCVDGQCVCIAGFSGEDCSHLTCLNDCNGRGTCFNGMCICDTGYQGEDCSQLACLNNCNNRGQCINGQCACDVGFQGDDCAELSCPSNCLHRGRCVNGQCVCEEGFAGEDCSIRTCPSNCYGRGECIEGHCVCHAGFTGEDCGELSCPNNCQNRGRCIDGQCVCDEGFSGEDCSQKACPNDCLARGYCVNGKCICQEGYSGDDCSVLACPGNCNNRGRCINGKCACENGYEGESCTELSCLNNCQDKGRCVNGQCVCDEGYIGEDCSEGKKLRSVQCRNTKKALGSSQILKLSICXLDALXKXVQNDVISLCSQTSLTTSPERNYFSEYKRGFRFAYCCCLHFVRSFLAVLHTTTRCSSGLCISSLWWIMGDCFPVSPPKDLTVGEITSETVDLSWDNEMLVTEYLVTYVPTSPGGLLQEFIVSGDKSAATVRELEPGIEYLINVYAVLSNKRSVPVSARVATDLPQPEGLIFKSVRETSVEVMWDQLSIPFDGWEIYFRNTKEENGKVMSTLPSSQNRFLQSGLGPGQEYEVSINIVKNNTRGPQTSKKVTTKIDGPQQVEVKDVTDSSALVSWSQPVAPMDKVTMFYGPSSDPSDETRVEIPPPDKQYSIDGLRPDTEYKVSLISRRGDITSDLVTTTFVTALDAPTDLQAVSQTDDSITLEWTNSQADVGSYRVKYSPISGAIHGEELFPRGPGDTTKATITGLMPGTEYGIGVTAVKNERESLPATTNAATDLDPPRDFEEVESTETSLTLRWQKPRAKVGAYKLMHSSKDGQVEEEEIPAAATSYVLSNLSPGMSYTIVLTAERGHKRSTPVTLSASTEELKPMVMNLTISDITWDGFTASWSPTGGEFDSFVIEVTNLENFAESQNLTLSGGALSLGISGLNPNTSYMVGLFGMYQGSFLEPVYTEATTEAEPEVEHLFVSDIAADSFRLSWTSDEDIFDRFVIKIRDSKRLAHPQEYSVRGDERTKVLTGLMSGTEYEIELYGVTLDQRSQPITGVAQTGLSTPRGLHFSEVTDSSAVVHWSMPHTPVDSYRITYVPFEGGSPMTLTVDGSVFEALLPNMIPGKMYQVTVSSVKGLEESDPSTDTVTTALDRPRGLTAVNVTDVSALLLWQPSAATVDGYVITYSADSVSPMVEHVSGNTVEFEMGSLVPGTHYTVGVHAMKEAQRSDSAVTEFTTDVDPPRDLTAINIQTDSATLTWKPPQAAVTGYTLSFSSADGIIREVVLSPTASSYSMAQLTGSTEYSVRLQAIAGAQRSRHVNAVFTTIGQLYRHPKDCAQILLNGETTSGLYTIYVGGEESQPIQVYCDMTTDGGGWMVFLRRQNGKLEFYRNWKNYTAGFGNMNNEFWLGLSNLHKITNSGHYELRVDLRDNGESAYAQYDKLTIAEPRTRYKIYIGAYSGTAGDSMTYHQGRPFSTYDNDNDIAVTNCALSYKGAFWYKNCHRVNLMGKYGDNSHSKGINWFHWKGHEHSIEFAEMKIRPANFRNFESRKKRS, from the exons ATGGGTACAAGAGGCCTTCTGGGCTGCCTCCTCCTGACTGCTTTGCTCAGTTTATCAAATGCTGGTCTCGTCAAGAAAATCCTACGGCATCGACGACAGACTCTGGCTTCCCCTGAAGAACATAACGTCACCCTCCCCAGTGCGGGCAGTCCTGTGGTTTTCAACCACGTCTATAACATCAATGTCCCTGCTAGTTACCTGTGCTCAGTGAACCTGGACTCACCAGAGAGCATGCAGCTCCATCCCAAAGATGCAGCACTCTCTTCAGGCCATCCCGCCACCGAGCATACCGTCGATGAGGATAACCAGATTGTCTTCACCCACCGCATCAACATACCTCGGAAGGCCTGTGGCTGTACTGACGACTTACCTGGCCTGAAAGACCTCATGAGACGGTTGGAGATGCTTGAGGGAGAAGTTTCAGCTTTGAGAGAGCAGTGCAATGGCGACGGGACCTGCTGCAGTGCACAGGTCACAG GTGAGGTGGGAACTAAGCCCTACTGCAACGGTCGTGGAAACTTCAGTACTGAAACCTGTGGCTGCGCATGTGAGACTGGCTGGAAGGGACCCAACTGCACCGAACCCGAGTGTCCCAATAACTGTCAGGACCAGGGCCGCTGCGTTGACGGGAAGTGCGAGTGCTTCAAGGGCTTCACCGGAGAAGACTGCACACTCGCTGTCTGCCCTGTGGACTGCGGAGCCCACGGacagtgtgtgggtggtgttTGCATTTGTTCGGACGGTTTCTTCGGAGAAGACTGCTCTGAAACCAAGTGCCTCAACAACTGCAGAGGCCGCGGCCGCTGTTACGACGGATACTGTTTGTGTGATGAACCCTGGACCGGCTTCGACTGCTCTGAACTCATCTGCCCCAAAGACTGCTTCGACCGTGGACGCTGTGTGAATGGCACCTGCTACTGCGACGAGGGATACACCGGGAAGGACTGTGGGGAACGCACCTGTCCAAACAACTGCCATGGCAACGGTTTCTGTGTAGATGGCCAGTGTGTCTGCATTGCCGGCTTCAGCGGAGAAGACTGCTCTCACCTCACCTGCCTCAACGACTGTAACGGCAGAGGCACGTGCTTCAACGGGATGTGTATCTGCGACACGGGCTACCAAGGTGAAGACTGCAGCCAGTTAGCGTGTCTCAACAACTGTAACAACAGAGGCCAATGCATAAACGGACAGTGTGCCTGCGATGTTGGTTTCCAGGGAGACGACTGCGCAGAACTTTCCTGTCCAAGCAACTGCCTGCACAGGGGACGCTGTGTTAAcggacagtgtgtgtgcgaaGAAGGCTTCGCTGGCGAGGACTGCAGCATCAGGACCTGCCCCTCAAACTGCTACGGTCGCGGCGAGTGTATTGAGGGACATTGTGTGTGTCACGCTGGGTTCACCGGCGAGGACTGCGGTGAACTAAGCTGCCCCAACAACTGCCAGAACCGCGGCCGGTGCATCGACGGCCAGTGTGTTTGTGACGAAGGCTTCTCCGGGGAAGACTGCAGTCAGAAAGCTTGTCCCAATGACTGCCTGGCCCGCGGTTACTGTGTCAATGGCAAGTGCATCTGTCAGGAAGGCTACTCAGGAGATGATTGCTCTGTGCTTGCCTGTCCGGGTAACTGCAACAACAGGGGGCGCTGCATCAATGGAAAGTGCGCATGCGAGAATGGATATGAGGgagaaagctgcacagagctgagCTGTCTGAACAACTGCCAGGACAAAGGCCGCTGCGTGAATggtcagtgtgtctgtgatgaGGGATACATTGGGGAGGACTGCTCAGAAGGTAAGAAGCTCCGTTCAGttcagtgcagaaacacaaaaaaagcacttGGCAGTTCACAAATCCTGAAACTTTCCATTTGTTAACTAGATGCACTGTGAAAGTAAGTCCAGAATGATGTAATATCCCTCTGTTCTCAAACTTCACTCACCACTTCTCCTGAGAGAAACTATTTTAGTGAATATAAAAGAGGTTTTCGGTTTGCGTATTGCTGTTGTCTGCACTTTGTTCGCTCTTTTCTGGCAGTTCTTCACACCACAACCAGATGTAGCTCTGGACTTTGCATTAGCTCTTTGTGGTGGATAATGGGTGATTG TTTTCCAGTGTCTCCTCCAAAGGACCTGACTGTTGGCGAGATCACCAGTGAGACAGTGGACCTGTCCTGGGACAACGAGATGCTGGTAACAGAGTACCTTGTGACGTATGTGCCTACCAGTCCTGGTGGTCTTCTCCAGGAGTTCATTGTGTCAGGAGACAAATCTGCTGCCACTGTCAGAGAGCTTGAACCTGGTATCGAGTACCTGATCAATGTGTACGCTGTCCTGAGCAACAAGAGGAGTGTCCCCGTCAGCGCGAGGGTCGCCACAG ATCTTCCACAGCCAGAGGGTTTAATATTCAAATCGGTGAGAGAGACCTCAGTGGAGGTGATGTGGGACCAGCTGAGCATCCCCTTTGATGGCTGGGAAATCTATTTCCGTAACACG aaagaagaaaatggaaaagtcaTGAGCACCCTTCCATCATCTCAAAACCGGTTCCTCCAGTCAGGCCTCGGACCAGGACAGGAGTACGAAGTCTCCATCAACATCGTCAAAAACAACACCAGAGGACCCCAGACATCCAAAAAAGTCACTACTA AGATTGATGGCCcccagcaggtggaggtgaaggatGTGACGGACTCCTCGGctctggtcagctggtctcAGCCGGTGGCTCCCATGGACAAAGTCACCATGTTTTACGGTCCCAGCTCCGACCCCTCAGATGAAACCAGAGTGGAGATCCCCCCCCCAGACAAGCAGTACAGCATTGATGGTCTGAGGCCCGACACCGAGTACAAGGTGTCGCTCATCTCCAGGAGGGGAGACATCACCAGTGACCTTGTCACCACCACATTCGTTACAG CCCTGGATGCTCCGACGGACCTGCAGGCTGTGTCCCAGACAGACGACAGCATCACTTTGGAGTGGACGAACAGTCAAGCTGACGTTGGTAGCTATCGGGTGAAATACAGTCCCATCTCTGGAGCGATTCATGGCGAGGAACTGTTCCCACGAGGACCAGGAGACACCACAAAGGCTACTATCACTG GGCTAATGCCGGGGACAGAGTACGGGATTGGTGTGACTGCCGtgaagaatgagagagagagccttCCTGCCACTACAAATGCAGCAACTG aTCTCGACCCTCCCAGAGATTTCGAAGAAGTCGAGTCCACAGAGACCTCCCTCACCTTGAGGTGGCAGAAACCTCGAGCTAAGGTCGGCGCCTACAAGCTGATGCACAGCTCCAAAGATGGTCAGgtcgaggaggaggagatccCGGCCGCAGCCACCAGCTATGTCTTGTCCAACCTGAGTCCTGGAATGAGCTACACCATCGTGTTGACTGCAGAGAGAGGTCACAAGAGGAGCACACCCGTCACCCTATCTGCATCCACAG AGGAGCTGAAGCCCATGGTGATGAACCTCACCATCTCTGACATTACATGGGACGGCTTCACTGCGTCCTGGAGCCCCACGGGTGGGGAATTTGACAGCTTTGTCATTGAGGTAACAAACTTGGAGAATTTTGCAGAGAGCCAGAACCTCACTCTGTCGGGAGGCGCTCTCAGCCTGGGCATCTCCGGGCTGAATCCCAACACCAGCTACATGGTTGGCCTGTTTGGGATGTATCAGGGCTCCTTCCTTGAACCCGTGTACACTGAAGCCACCACAG AGGCTGAGCCGGAGGTGGAGCATCTCTTTGTCTCCGACATCGCGGCCGACAGTTTCCGCCTGTCGTGGACTTCTGATGAAGACATATTTGACAGATTTGTGATTAAAATAAGAGACAGCAAAAGATTAGCCCACCCCCAAGAGTACAGCGTCCGTGGCGACGAACGCACCAAAGTTTTAACTGGACTCATGAGTGGCACTGAGTATGAAATCGAGCTCTATGGTGTCACATTGGACCAACGCTCCCAACCGATAACTGGGGTTGCTCAGACAG GCCTGAGCACTCCAAGGGGACTTCACTTCTCTGAAGTGACTGACTCCTCAGCTGTAGTTCACTGGTCCATGCCTCACACTCCAGTGGACAGCTATCGAATCACCTATGTGCCCTTCGAAGGCG GAAGTCCGATGACGTTGACTGTGGACGGCAGCGTGTTCGAGGCTTTGCTGCCCAACATGATCCCCGGCAAAATGTACCAAGTGACTGTGAGTTCTGTGAAGGGCCTGGAGGAGAGTGACCCCAGCACTGATACTGTAACCACAG CTTTGGACAGGCCTCGGGGTCTGACCGCAGTCAATGTCACCGACGTCTCAGCCCTGTTGCTGTGGCAACCGTCTGCGGCCACGGTCGATGGCTACGTCATTACTTACAGTGCTgattcag TGTCCCCcatggtggagcatgtttctgggAACACAGTGGAGTTTGAGATGGGCTCCCTGGTTCCAGGAACACACTACACAGTTGGAGTACATGCTATGAAAGAAGCTCAGAGGAGCGACTCTGCTGTGACTGAGTTCACCACAG ACGTGGACCCTCCTCGTGATCTGACTGCTATTAACATCCAAACTGACAGTGCGACTCTCACCTGGAAACCTCCGCAGGCTGCTGTCACTGGTTACACActcagcttctcctctgctgaTGGTATAATCAGG GAAGTGGTGCTAAGCCCCACAGCGTCCTCTTATAGCATGGCTCAGCTAACTGGCTCTACTGAGTACAGTGTCAGACTGCAGGCCATCGCTGGAGCCCAGAGGAGTCGTCACGTCAACGCCGTCTTCACCACCA TTGGACAGTTGTACAGACACCCTAAGGACTGTGCTCAGATTTTACTGAATGGAGAGACGACCTCTGGTCTGTACACCATCTAcgtgggaggagaggagagccagCCCATCCAGGTTTACTGTGACATGACCACAGATGGCGGAGGATGGATG GTTTTCCTCAGACGCCAGAATGGAAAGCTGGAATTCTACAGGAACTGGAAGAACTACACTGCTGGCTTTGGAAACATGAATAATGAGTTCTGGCTGG GTCTCTCCAACCTCCATAAAATCACAAATTCTGGCCATTATGAGCTGCGGGTGGACTTGAGGGACAACGGGGAATCGGCCTACGCTCAGTACGACAAGCTGACAATTGCAGAGCCGAGAACACGCTACAAAATCTACATAGGAGCGTATAGTGGAACAGCAG GTGACTCCATGACGTACCACCAGGGCCGACCCTTCTCCACCTACGACAATGATAATGATATCGCAGTCACCAACTGCGCCTTGTCCTACAAAGGCGCTTTCTGGTATAAAAACTGTCACCGTGTCAACCTGATGGGGAAGTACGGGGACAACAGTCACAGTAAG GGGATCAACTGGTTCCACTGGAAGGGCCACGAACACTCAATTGAATTTGCAGAGATGAAGATTAGGCCAGCCAACTTCAGAAACTTTGAGAGCAGGAAAAAGCGATCATAG